From Gemmatimonadota bacterium, the proteins below share one genomic window:
- a CDS encoding FtsX-like permease family protein, whose amino-acid sequence MRRSLIYFWRINLAVMLGVAVATAVLTGALIVGDSVRGSLRDLSLSRLGKIDHALISERFFRAHLERDLERELDTQDVVSAISLSGTAVHARSNTRASRVQIQGIDNRFANLFDQILPELTIEGIFPSVVVNESLQKELNAQIGDAILLSFEQSDDIHRESLFGRADGAVQTIRLTLAGVLPDRGMGRFGLFARQTVPLNAYLSLPVLQKALGQRGRVNTLLVSGDSDTDVQEVLSRVATPDDLGIIIRRETDYFAIESAQFILKSHIAETIQQVSAELNAPHMSILTYLANTTQVGERELPYSTISALDVGNLGTFQLVDGLLQLGEDDILLNTWAAEDLNARVGDEVKVAYYEVAPGEKLLTRWAIFQLKGIVAMAGLGADEKLSPDYPGLGDANNMADWEAPFPIDLSRVRPEDEDYWDTYRDAPKAFVSAATGQRLWKSRFGVLTAIRIGAIAGEDIETTAKRFEDRLLKNIAPESVGLTFQPVKQQGLAASAGATDFSGLFIAFSQFLIISAALLVGLLFRLSVEQRGREVGMRMVSGYTGKKIRRLFSCESLVLAGVGGITGLIGGVFYAYLIIVGLRTYWVGAVGTSDLALHIHASSLLLGYAISLIVILLAIWLTLRRLGNISVRALLSGVTEAVRAKPRTKWYALSSLILAAFSLGGAVVVDPSAGTGLFFVSGALWMVSGLCFLSLWFRRGHRSVREGIIGMGVQNSKRQPARSLLCASLIGCACFVIVAVGANRRTDLTQNIAQDKASGTGGFALIAEVDVPIYRDFNSKEGQFELGFSQTDAELLNQAQFIPLRVLPGEDASCLNLYKPDSPRVLGVPEALRQRGGFTFQQTSTEVENPWTLLSEDLGADVIPAIGDYNSAMWILHKQLGDDIVLQNEMGGTVKLRLVGLLKTSIFQSELLISEDNFLRHFPDQSGYGAFLVETQQPVQLTALVESRLKDIGLDAVSTTQKLAHFQEVENTYLSTFQTLGGLGLLLGTLGLGIVLLRNVIERRGELAVLRAFGFRRAVLSRMLLAENGFLMLVGLAIGSVSALIAVAPHVMSYGALIPWGSLALTLVIIYGAGLIASAIAVFFALRAPLLPALKQEM is encoded by the coding sequence TTCCGTGCGCGGCAGCTTGCGGGATTTGTCGCTGAGTCGTCTGGGCAAAATTGACCACGCTCTGATATCCGAGCGATTTTTTCGCGCACATCTGGAGCGCGATCTCGAGCGTGAACTCGACACTCAGGATGTTGTATCGGCTATCAGTCTGAGTGGAACGGCTGTTCACGCAAGATCGAATACGCGGGCTTCTCGCGTTCAAATTCAGGGTATTGACAATCGCTTTGCAAATCTGTTTGATCAAATATTGCCCGAGTTGACGATTGAGGGAATATTTCCATCGGTTGTTGTCAACGAATCCCTCCAAAAAGAACTCAATGCACAGATTGGCGATGCCATTCTGTTGTCTTTTGAACAATCAGATGATATTCACCGCGAATCGCTATTTGGACGTGCTGATGGTGCAGTTCAAACAATTCGACTGACGCTCGCAGGCGTACTACCCGATAGGGGAATGGGGCGCTTTGGTCTTTTCGCCCGCCAGACCGTTCCGCTCAATGCATACCTATCGCTGCCGGTTTTGCAAAAAGCGTTGGGGCAAAGAGGCCGCGTGAATACACTGCTGGTGTCGGGTGATTCTGATACAGACGTTCAGGAAGTACTTTCCCGCGTTGCAACGCCCGATGATCTCGGCATTATCATCCGCCGAGAGACCGATTATTTCGCTATTGAGAGCGCGCAGTTTATTCTCAAATCCCATATTGCGGAAACTATTCAACAAGTATCTGCCGAATTAAACGCGCCCCATATGTCCATTCTCACCTATCTGGCGAATACCACGCAGGTGGGGGAGAGAGAATTGCCCTATTCTACAATTTCTGCGTTAGATGTTGGGAATTTGGGGACTTTTCAGCTTGTAGATGGATTACTACAACTCGGGGAAGACGATATTTTGCTGAATACCTGGGCGGCTGAGGATTTGAACGCACGGGTTGGCGATGAAGTGAAAGTTGCCTATTACGAAGTCGCTCCTGGGGAAAAACTCCTGACCCGTTGGGCGATATTTCAGCTCAAGGGCATTGTTGCAATGGCGGGATTGGGCGCAGATGAAAAGTTGTCTCCCGATTATCCTGGCCTTGGTGATGCAAATAATATGGCAGATTGGGAAGCCCCCTTTCCCATAGATCTGAGTCGCGTTCGTCCCGAGGATGAAGATTATTGGGATACCTATCGCGACGCGCCAAAAGCCTTTGTATCCGCCGCGACTGGGCAGCGATTGTGGAAAAGTCGATTTGGCGTATTAACCGCCATACGCATTGGGGCTATTGCGGGAGAGGATATCGAAACAACGGCGAAGCGATTTGAGGATCGCTTGCTGAAAAATATTGCGCCCGAATCGGTTGGTCTGACATTTCAGCCCGTCAAACAACAGGGTCTGGCCGCTTCTGCGGGGGCAACGGACTTTAGCGGGCTGTTTATTGCATTCAGTCAATTCCTGATCATCTCCGCAGCTCTTCTGGTCGGATTATTATTTCGCCTGAGTGTGGAGCAGCGAGGCAGAGAAGTCGGGATGCGGATGGTGTCGGGATATACGGGAAAAAAAATTCGCCGACTCTTTAGTTGCGAGAGCCTTGTGCTGGCCGGTGTGGGCGGTATCACAGGGCTAATAGGCGGTGTTTTCTATGCCTATCTGATTATAGTGGGATTGCGCACTTATTGGGTTGGCGCGGTTGGTACGTCTGATCTCGCGCTCCATATCCACGCATCGAGTTTGTTGCTGGGCTATGCTATTTCACTGATCGTGATCCTGCTGGCAATCTGGCTCACGCTGCGCCGTTTGGGCAATATTTCTGTTCGCGCATTATTATCGGGTGTTACGGAAGCGGTGCGCGCAAAGCCGCGCACAAAATGGTATGCCCTGAGTAGCCTCATACTCGCCGCGTTTAGTCTGGGGGGTGCTGTGGTGGTGGATCCATCGGCGGGTACGGGTTTGTTTTTCGTTAGTGGCGCGCTGTGGATGGTTTCGGGATTGTGCTTTCTCTCGCTCTGGTTTAGACGCGGGCATCGCTCTGTGAGAGAAGGTATTATTGGGATGGGGGTGCAAAATAGCAAGCGGCAACCCGCGCGAAGTTTGCTGTGTGCCTCACTCATCGGTTGTGCGTGTTTTGTCATTGTTGCAGTAGGCGCGAACAGGCGAACTGATCTGACTCAAAATATCGCGCAGGACAAAGCCTCTGGCACGGGTGGCTTTGCTCTCATCGCCGAAGTTGATGTGCCGATTTATCGGGATTTCAATTCAAAAGAAGGACAATTTGAACTCGGGTTTTCGCAAACAGATGCAGAACTTTTGAATCAGGCGCAGTTCATCCCGCTGCGCGTTTTGCCGGGTGAAGATGCGAGTTGCCTCAATCTTTACAAGCCCGACAGCCCGCGCGTTCTGGGTGTTCCCGAAGCTTTGCGTCAGCGAGGTGGTTTTACGTTTCAGCAAACGAGTACCGAAGTGGAAAATCCCTGGACTCTATTATCCGAGGATTTGGGTGCAGATGTGATCCCGGCAATTGGGGATTACAATTCGGCTATGTGGATCTTGCACAAGCAATTAGGCGATGATATTGTGTTGCAGAATGAGATGGGGGGAACAGTCAAGTTGAGACTGGTGGGCTTGTTAAAGACGAGTATTTTTCAAAGTGAATTGCTGATTTCCGAAGACAATTTTTTGCGGCACTTTCCCGACCAGAGTGGGTATGGTGCTTTTCTCGTTGAAACACAACAACCCGTTCAGCTTACTGCGCTTGTGGAAAGCCGATTAAAAGATATCGGGTTAGACGCCGTATCTACAACACAAAAACTCGCGCATTTTCAGGAGGTCGAAAACACGTATCTCTCCACCTTTCAAACACTGGGGGGATTGGGACTGCTGTTGGGCACGCTCGGATTGGGAATCGTTCTATTGAGAAATGTTATTGAAAGACGCGGTGAATTGGCGGTTCTGCGAGCCTTTGGCTTTCGCCGCGCTGTGCTGTCGCGCATGTTGCTCGCGGAGAATGGGTTTTTAATGCTCGTGGGTCTGGCTATTGGCAGCGTCTCCGCGCTTATTGCAGTAGCGCCCCATGTCATGAGCTATGGTGCGTTAATTCCCTGGGGATCGCTGGCTCTCACGCTTGTCATCATATACGGCGCGGGCCTCATCGCAAGCGCGATAGCTGTTTTCTTCGCCCTGCGAGCACCTTTATTGCCCGCGTTGAAACAGGAGATGTGA
- a CDS encoding PQQ-binding-like beta-propeller repeat protein, whose translation MLVRQISISNVNKKERFDNHSLNRYFESLNCKISHHRKEFAMKKWILILMGFCLIPILVQAKHHAAKETQNWPHLRGPNVNGLVDTGNPPVEWSEDTNIRWKVKIPGTGHATPIIWGDKIFVQTAVKTDKTVEVAQTARKPLPTHIYHFKLLALDRKSGDVVWEKTVREALPHEGTHKTANYASTSGVTDGEHLYAFFGSWGLYCFDFDGNLKWDKDLGDMRVAGSFGEGSSPTIHGNTLIINWDHQGNSFIVALDKRTGEEIWRTARRERTTWTTPIVVEHKGTQQIIVGASGKTRSYDLKTGDVLWECAGLGSNVIPTAVYADGIVYVTSGHRDPAMQAISLDKAKGDITGTDAVLWTVTGNFTPYVSSPLLSGNNIYSMRKTSNILFCFNAKTGEMVFGPERLQGLNRIYSPLVGTSDRIYLAGLAGMTFVIKNGSEFEVLAKNKLDEGTGASPIIAGDELYLRGTEHLYCIAAN comes from the coding sequence ATGTTAGTCCGCCAGATCTCTATCTCCAACGTAAATAAAAAAGAAAGGTTTGACAACCATTCATTAAACAGATATTTTGAATCTCTAAATTGCAAAATATCACATCACAGAAAGGAGTTTGCGATGAAGAAATGGATTTTGATTTTGATGGGTTTTTGTCTCATTCCGATTCTGGTTCAGGCAAAACACCATGCGGCGAAGGAAACACAGAATTGGCCCCACCTGCGGGGACCGAATGTAAATGGACTGGTGGATACGGGCAATCCTCCCGTGGAATGGAGCGAAGATACCAATATCCGATGGAAAGTAAAAATTCCGGGTACGGGTCACGCCACGCCCATTATATGGGGCGATAAAATTTTTGTTCAGACTGCGGTTAAGACCGACAAAACCGTAGAAGTTGCCCAGACAGCCAGAAAGCCGTTGCCCACTCATATCTATCACTTTAAGCTGCTTGCACTGGACCGCAAAAGTGGCGATGTGGTGTGGGAAAAGACCGTGCGCGAGGCGCTGCCCCACGAAGGCACCCATAAAACGGCTAATTATGCTTCCACATCGGGTGTTACGGACGGCGAACACCTGTACGCATTTTTCGGTTCATGGGGGCTTTACTGTTTTGACTTTGATGGCAATTTGAAATGGGATAAGGACCTGGGCGATATGAGAGTTGCAGGCTCTTTTGGAGAAGGCTCATCGCCGACGATTCACGGCAATACGCTGATTATCAACTGGGATCACCAGGGCAATTCGTTTATTGTCGCGCTGGATAAGCGCACGGGTGAGGAAATCTGGCGCACGGCGCGACGGGAAAGAACGACGTGGACCACACCGATCGTTGTCGAACACAAGGGTACGCAACAGATTATTGTGGGCGCGAGTGGAAAGACCCGAAGTTACGATCTCAAAACCGGCGATGTCTTGTGGGAGTGCGCGGGACTGGGGTCAAATGTCATTCCCACCGCTGTCTATGCCGATGGCATCGTCTATGTTACAAGTGGTCATAGAGACCCGGCCATGCAGGCGATTTCACTCGACAAAGCCAAGGGCGATATTACGGGTACAGATGCCGTTCTGTGGACTGTTACTGGCAACTTCACCCCTTATGTTTCCTCGCCTCTTCTTTCCGGGAACAATATCTATAGCATGAGAAAAACTTCTAACATTTTGTTCTGTTTCAATGCCAAAACAGGCGAAATGGTTTTTGGTCCCGAGAGACTCCAGGGCCTGAATCGCATATACTCTCCGCTGGTTGGCACAAGCGACCGCATTTACCTCGCCGGGCTGGCTGGCATGACATTTGTGATCAAGAACGGTAGCGAATTTGAAGTACTCGCTAAAAATAAACTCGACGAGGGCACTGGCGCATCTCCCATTATCGCGGGCGACGAGTTGTATTTGCGCGGCACTGAACATCTCTATTGTATTGCTGCAAATTAA
- a CDS encoding TAXI family TRAP transporter solute-binding subunit, with translation MRHKALLIFAVAMFIGCGAPQDREDKFLSVGTAPPGGAFFVVGGAIAQVVNDHMPWEVSAEATKGTQENIRRLSSGELDFALANAAISYFAVRGEGAWGEKQNINAVMTLAPNVALFIAPQSAGVNGLGDLKGKRVVVGPAGAGFEYFLRPILNAHGVTYDDFTPLHNTQAGTVDMLADGSAAAAFLGGAVPTASITQASASQDIYFIPYDESAKQSLFETYPFFFAATIPANTYRGQAEDFAGMNVGSMHLITRASLSEDTVYNFTKTLYERRAEVVKKHPAGRAINPKNIVRDTGTPFHPGAIKYFKEIGIWQD, from the coding sequence ATGCGGCACAAAGCATTACTCATCTTTGCGGTAGCCATGTTCATCGGCTGTGGCGCGCCTCAGGATCGAGAGGATAAATTTCTCAGTGTGGGCACGGCGCCGCCCGGTGGTGCGTTTTTTGTTGTGGGGGGTGCGATTGCCCAGGTTGTCAACGATCACATGCCCTGGGAGGTTTCTGCCGAGGCCACCAAAGGTACGCAGGAGAATATTCGCCGCCTTTCGAGTGGGGAACTGGATTTTGCGCTGGCCAATGCCGCGATTTCCTATTTTGCCGTGCGCGGAGAAGGCGCCTGGGGAGAGAAACAGAATATCAATGCGGTTATGACATTGGCGCCGAATGTCGCGCTTTTTATTGCGCCACAAAGCGCGGGTGTCAATGGTTTGGGCGATCTCAAGGGCAAGCGCGTTGTCGTTGGGCCAGCGGGTGCGGGATTTGAGTATTTCTTAAGACCCATCCTGAATGCGCACGGGGTCACTTATGACGATTTCACACCGCTTCACAATACGCAGGCGGGAACGGTTGACATGCTCGCTGATGGATCGGCTGCGGCTGCTTTTTTAGGGGGCGCAGTGCCCACGGCTTCTATCACTCAAGCCAGCGCGTCTCAGGATATTTATTTTATTCCCTACGATGAGTCGGCCAAACAAAGCCTTTTTGAGACTTATCCTTTCTTTTTTGCCGCAACGATTCCCGCCAATACGTACCGGGGACAAGCAGAGGATTTCGCCGGGATGAATGTCGGTTCTATGCATCTCATCACGCGGGCGAGTTTGAGCGAGGATACGGTTTACAATTTTACCAAAACGCTCTATGAACGCCGCGCGGAAGTCGTAAAAAAACACCCGGCGGGCAGGGCGATAAATCCCAAGAATATCGTTCGAGATACAGGGACGCCTTTTCATCCGGGTGCGATAAAATATTTCAAGGAAATTGGTATCTGGCAGGATTAA
- a CDS encoding PQQ-binding-like beta-propeller repeat protein — translation MPAPLYPKPIRWWPAIAIAALMIIVLSAIWIPDRPNRQMQVMPTILVCSIGSILLCLWFFAFSRASRKIRLRGLSILILLIILTVSLFQIRGFTGDLAPKIEWRWSSVTAISVSGQSSDGPDTDYPQFLGPHRNAILNGIKLESDWVQNPPKLLWRVPVGEAYSAFAVVGRSAVTQEQKGEDETVACYDLLTGKEKWRHSTRARYETAIAGIGPRATPTISDNRVYSFGATGILTCLDLETGREIWSRDTVKETNARVKEWGMSGSPLILDDKVIVSPGGRNEQSLMAYDRETGAIIWGSGRTRAGHSSPSLASIAGMDQLLIFNRGQVAGHDPTSGNLLWEYPWTGGMTQHVAQPIPLPGDSIFVSTGYGIGSELIQIAKNSRDEFTAKRIWKSPRLKAKFANMVYKDGYIYGLDDGVLVCLDLADGQRKWKRGRYGHGQLILVDDLLLIQTESGDVVLVDASPIEHNERARFPALDNHTWNAPTFAAPYLLVRNDREAACYELSLKKIN, via the coding sequence ATGCCTGCTCCTCTTTATCCCAAACCCATTCGATGGTGGCCCGCTATTGCGATCGCCGCATTGATGATCATTGTATTATCGGCAATCTGGATTCCCGACAGGCCAAACCGCCAGATGCAGGTTATGCCGACCATACTCGTCTGCTCAATCGGCTCTATTTTGCTCTGTCTCTGGTTCTTTGCTTTTTCCCGAGCGAGTCGAAAAATCCGCCTGCGGGGTCTAAGTATTCTTATACTCCTGATCATCCTGACAGTTTCATTATTTCAAATTCGCGGTTTTACGGGCGATCTGGCTCCCAAGATAGAGTGGCGCTGGTCTTCTGTTACAGCGATATCCGTGTCGGGACAGTCTTCAGATGGTCCCGATACAGACTATCCTCAATTTTTGGGTCCACACCGCAACGCCATACTCAATGGAATAAAACTGGAGTCCGATTGGGTTCAAAATCCCCCCAAATTACTCTGGCGCGTACCCGTCGGTGAGGCCTATTCCGCCTTTGCCGTTGTTGGCCGCTCTGCCGTGACTCAAGAGCAAAAAGGCGAAGACGAAACCGTTGCCTGTTACGACCTCTTAACCGGAAAAGAGAAATGGCGTCACAGCACGCGTGCGCGATATGAAACCGCGATTGCCGGAATTGGTCCGCGAGCCACGCCAACCATATCGGACAACCGCGTTTATTCTTTTGGCGCAACCGGCATCCTCACCTGTCTCGATTTGGAAACCGGTCGAGAAATCTGGTCACGCGACACCGTGAAAGAAACCAATGCGCGCGTTAAAGAATGGGGCATGAGCGGTTCACCTCTCATTTTAGACGACAAAGTAATCGTGAGTCCGGGCGGACGAAATGAGCAATCGCTGATGGCTTATGACAGAGAAACCGGTGCTATTATCTGGGGAAGTGGCCGTACAAGAGCAGGGCATAGCTCGCCCAGTTTGGCCTCCATAGCGGGAATGGATCAATTACTCATTTTTAACAGGGGGCAAGTCGCGGGTCACGATCCAACCTCCGGCAACTTGCTATGGGAATATCCCTGGACTGGTGGGATGACGCAACACGTTGCCCAACCCATTCCACTACCCGGAGACAGCATCTTTGTATCAACAGGTTATGGTATCGGCAGTGAATTGATTCAAATTGCGAAAAACAGTCGAGATGAATTTACTGCCAAACGGATATGGAAAAGCCCTCGTCTCAAAGCCAAATTTGCCAATATGGTCTATAAAGACGGGTATATTTACGGACTGGACGACGGCGTCCTCGTGTGTTTGGATCTGGCGGATGGGCAACGCAAATGGAAGCGAGGGCGCTACGGGCACGGGCAACTCATTCTCGTAGATGACCTCTTGCTCATCCAGACCGAATCGGGCGATGTCGTGCTCGTCGATGCCTCGCCAATTGAACACAATGAACGCGCGCGCTTTCCCGCTCTGGACAACCACACCTGGAACGCACCCACATTTGCCGCACCCTATCTCCTCGTGCGAAATGATCGAGAAGCAGCGTGCTATGAACTTTCACTTAAAAAAATAAATTAA